One genomic region from Bactrocera tryoni isolate S06 chromosome 3, CSIRO_BtryS06_freeze2, whole genome shotgun sequence encodes:
- the LOC120772291 gene encoding rRNA N6-adenosine-methyltransferase ZCCHC4: MENANKLQIVYPDEEHGVRHPHCPHGPTLLFQTCNQLADKPAFAYYACAAHRDKRLCSFQLPAEQLTPQKLAKRYDLGSYINSYKKKRQKLLAGYHDDCLHYCLHCNVPLLRDDQSLHFGHEMVWNLTNDLLCDPTRFLRPLDDDKSQAQYFFDDKALKFFGKCFQNLGVTKVICMGAPRLHAFLHNNFSEIQSFLLDFDHRLFLFYDDKNFAWYNMCNNHFFDKQQSLIFEEFLKCKPKEKLLIFTDPPFGCRTEPIAGTLRQLTHTFNLMNNLPHQPLPIFWIFPYFSEHYIQQEMPHMHMCDYKVNYTNHSAYTNVGEKCRKLGSPVRVFTNVPLELLHLPVEEEYKYCALCQRYTALENRHCAKCGNCPAKNGSTYRHCELCGCCVKPNYVHCTNCRRCTQTEEHECQIYQANQHCWICLQKGHTELMCAEWRRHHSVGFVHKGDKIVTCLLCKRKGHNERNCRQRSNYLEEITFMGMTEVKIK, from the exons ATGGAAAACGCCAACAAATTACAAATAGTGTATCCCGATGAAGAACATGGTGTTCGGCATCCACACTGCCCACATGGACCAACATTGTTGTTCCAAACATGCAACCAATTGGCAGATAAACCAGCTTTTGCTTATTATGCTTGTGCAGCGCATCGGGATAAACGTTTATGCAGCTTTCAGCTGCCAGCAGAACAATTAACGCCACAGAAATTGGCAAAGCGTTATGATTTAGGGAGTTACATTAATTCTTACAAGAAGAAACGGCAAAAG TTATTGGCGGGATACCACGATGACTGTCTTCATTACTGTCTACATTGCAATGTACCATTACTACGTGATGATCAATCATTGCATTTCGGTCATGAAATGGTTTGGAATTTAACTAATGATCTGCTTTGCGATCCAACTCGGTTCCTACGCCCACTGGATGATGATAAATCGCAAGCGCAATATTTTTTCGATGACAAGGCGTTAAAATTCTTCGGAAAGTGTTTTCAGAACTTGGGTGTAAC TAAGGTGATCTGTATGGGTGCTCCGCGTTTGCACGCTTTTTTACATAATAACTTCTCCGAGATACAAAGCTTTTTATTGGATTTTGATCATCGCCTGTTTCTTTTCTATGACGATAAAAATTTTGCTTGGTATAATATGTGTAACAACCATTTTTTCGACAAACAGCAGAGTTTAATATTCGAAGAGTTTTTAAAGTGTAAACC CAAAGAAAAGCTGTTAATATTTACGGATCCACCTTTTGGTTGTCGCACAGAACCGATAGCCGGCACTTTGAGACAGCTTACGCATACATTCAACTTAATGAACAACCTACCTCATCAACCTTTGCCAATATTTTGgatatttccttatttttccGAACATTACATACAGCAAGAAATGCCGCATATGCACATGTGTGATTACAAGGTTAATTACACCAATCACAGCGCATACACTAATGTAGGCGAGAAGTGTCGCAAGCTTGGTTCGCCAGTGCGTGTTTTCACGAATGTACCTTTGGAATTGTTACATTTGCCGGTTGAAGAGGAGTACAAATATTGTGCCTTATGCCAGCGTTACACAGCCTTGGAAAACCGCCATTGTGCTAAATGTGGCAATTGTCCGGCAAAAAATGGCAGCACTTATCGCCACTGTGAGCTTTGTGGGTGTTGCGTCAAGCCTAACTATGTGCATTGTACAAATTGCAGACGCTGCACACAGACGGAAGAGCATGAGTGTCAAATATATCAAGCAAATCAGCATTGTTGGATCTGTTTGCAGAAAGGACATACAGAATTGATGTGCGCGGAGTGGCGCAGGCATCATAGCGTTGGGTTTGTCCACAAAGGTGACAAGATAGTCACGTGTCTGTTGTGTAAAAGAAAGGGTCACAATGAACGGAATTGTAGGCAACGTAGCAATTATCTGGAAGAAATAACATTCATGGGCATGACAgaagtaaaaattaagtaa
- the LOC120772292 gene encoding TP53-regulated inhibitor of apoptosis 1-like gives MNSLGDDCTELKKQYDACFNSWFSEHFLKGRHDDSLCAPIFKIYQDCVKRAMREQKIELREIDSEINTGEKEQQKPDHTKS, from the exons ATGAATAGTTTGGGCGATGATTGCACGGAACTAAAGAAGCAATACGACGCTTGCTTCAACTCTTGGTTTTCTGAACATTTCCTTAAAGGTCGCCATGATGATTCGTTGTGTGCACcgatctttaaaatttatcaagattgtGTAAAG CGAGCAATGCGTGAGCAAAAAATTGAACTTCGAGAAATCGATTCAGAAATCAATACCGGCGAAAAGGAGCAACAAAAACCTGACCATACAAAAAGTTGA
- the LOC120770002 gene encoding semaphorin-1A, which translates to MQKLQQKPTTKRVFTIKTLISCSTLCLLLLLPHAVHAWMPDVRPDLQPKQDKIIAKFLGNSTDYFKILAYDDVTILVGAKDIMYNISMDGLRELSRLEWFSSDADRELCALKGKLETDCHNYIRVFARLDGGQILLCGTNSYKPRCRHYAPATSELSAAGSSGQRYEIVRDVEAQGLCPYSPAHNSTYAYADGQLYSATVADFSGSDPLIYRENLRTEQYDLKQLNQPDFVGAVERDRYVMFFFREISMEYMNFGKTIYSRVARVCKNDRGGPYSLSKSWTSFLKARLNCSVPGEFPFYFDEIQAITPIVESGSNPLIYAVFTTSVNAIPGSAVCAFNVNDIMDAFEGSFKSQKDSQSQWLPIQDEQVPESRPGKCVEDSRMLSSIAVNFAKTHPLMETAVPAVYGRPLLTKVNLHHRLTTIAIDAQIMALNGEYYDVIYSGTDDGRITKFINIPTPTQASDSTGVDKLKTVLISEMQVLPLGVPVRELVVSSKTNRLLVVSDGSLVTVPLHHCGHIVDCLGCLSLQDPNCAWDQQNHECKSITPNNIKFGTKAFLQSLNTTKKAAASLCPKYTRGTLMADGPIVGGGIAASPGIDLVTAQQQPQVDEELNSKKFHYTKVSAVNSVPVGASTASSESGVSAVDEVPSDKVTDMDASTGAGNDYLLNSFSDGNKITLQSVDPDELMNTLSGPFHSQDDRKDRQLKVAGKSLCWALSFIAFVVGIIVGYYTSKRLCKATSLHANHRNQFTSNSQFTVKHHNNGKDVNLLMNPNHFSSLKKPNLDLEKDRSHECKNSTENLEKEIPCKTSTLTKVKRTYI; encoded by the exons ATGCAAAAGCTGCAGCAGAAACCTACAACCAAAAGAGTGTTCACCATTAAAACACTAATTAGCTGCAGCACGTTATGCCTTCTACTATTACTGCCACATGCCGTACACGCTTGGATGCCCGATGTGCGCCCAGATTTGCAACCTA AGCAAGATAAAATCATTGCCAAGTTCCTGGGCAACAGCAcggattattttaaaattttggccTACGATGATGTCACCATACTGGTGGGTGCTAA AGACATCATGTACAACATCAGCATGGATGGTTTACGTGAACTCAGTCGACTGGAATGGTTCTCATCCGATGCCGATCGCGAATTGTGTGCACTGAAGGGTAAACTTGAAACTGATTGCCACAACTACATACGCGTATTTGCACGCCTCGATGGTGGGCAAATCTTGTTGTGTGGCACCAATTCTTATAAACCGCGCTGTCGCCATTATGCGCCCGCCACAAGTGAACTGAGCGCAGCCGGTAGTTCCGGCCAACGGTATGAGATTGTACGCGACGTGGAAGCGCAAGGTCTTTGCCCATATAGTCCGGCACATAACAGCACCTATGCATATGCGGACGGTCAACTTTATAGTGCCACCGTTGCTGACTTCTCGGGCAGTGATCCATTGATATATCGCGAAAATTTACGCACCGAACAGTACGATTTGAAACAGTTAAATCAACCAGACTTTGTGGGTGCTGTGGAGCGTGATCGTTATGTTATGTTCTTCTTTCGTGAAATTTCAATGGAGTATATGAATTTCGGCAAG ACAATTTACTCAAGAGTTGCTCGCGTATGCAAAAACGATCGTGGGGGTCCGTATTCACTCTCCAAAAGTTGGACTTCATTTTTGAAAGCGCGACTAAATTGCTCTGTACCCGGCGAATTTCCTTTCTACTTCGATGAAATTC AGGCAATCACACCCATTGTCGAAAGTGGGTCAAATCCACTCATCTATGCCGTCTTCACAACCTCTGTGAACGCCATACCCGGTTCAGCGGTGTGTGCGTTCAATGTAAATGATATTATGGACGCTTTTGAGGGCAGTTTCAAATCGCAAAAAGATAGTCAATCACAATGGCTACCCATACAGGATGAACAAGTGCCGGAATCACGTCCGGGTAAGTGTGTCGAAGATTCGCGAATGCTATCGAGCATTGCGGTGAATTTCGCCAAAACCCATCCATTAATGGAGACTGCTGTGCCCGCGGTTTACGGACGCCCACTACTCACGAAAGTAAATTTACACCATCGACTCACCACAATCGCTATTGATGCACAAATTATGGCATTAAATGGTGAATACTATGATGTTATCTACTCCGGCACAGATGATGGCagaataacaaaatttattaacataCCTACACCCACTCAGGCAAGCGATTCCACCGGTGTGgacaaattaaaaacagttctTATCTCTGAGATGCAAGTGCTGCCTTTGGGTGTGCCGGTGCGTGAACTGGTCGTTTCCTCGAAAACCAATCGTCTATTAGTCGTTAGTGATGGCAGTTTGGTTACAGTGCCGTTGCATCATTGTGGGCATATTGTAGACTGTTTGGGTTGTCTCAGTCTTCAAGATCCAAATTGCGCTTGGGATCAGCAGAATCATGAGTGCAAAAGTATTACACCCAACAACATCAAATTCGGCACAAAAGCCTTTCTTCAAAGCTTGAATACTACCAAAAAAGCAGCAGCATCGCTTTGTCCAAAGTACACACGTGGCACACTCATGGCTGACGGCCCAATTGTTGGTGGCGGTATTGCGGCAAGTCCGGGCATTGACTTGGttacagcacaacaacaaccacaagtTGATGAAGAATTGAACAGCAAAAAGTTTCACTACACAAAAGTGAGTGCGGTTAATAGCGTTCCAGTTGGTGCGAGTACAGCTTCATCGGAGAGTGGCGTTTCTGCAGTCGATGAAGTACCCTCTGATAAAGTAACTGATATGGATGCAAGCACAGGCGCTGGTAATGATTACTTGCTGAACAGTTTTAGCgatggaaataaaataacattacaATCGGTAGATCCCGATGAGCTCATGAACACGCTGAGTG gtCCATTTCACTCACAAGATGACAGAAAAGACAGACAATTAAAGGTCGCCGGCAAGAGCTTATGTTGGGCCCTCTCGTTTATCGCTTTCGTTGTGGGCATTATTGTTGGATATTATACCTCAAAACGGTTGTGTAAAGCAACATCGCTACATGCAAATCATCGTAATCAATTCACCTCGAATTC TCAATTCACCGTAAAGCATCATAATAATGGCAAAGATGTCAATCTGCTAATGAATCCGAACCATTTTTCCAGTCTTAAAAAACCCAATCTCGATTTAGAGAAGGATCGCAGCCATGAATGCAAGAACTCTACAGAAAATCTTGAAAAGGAAATACCCTGCAAGACGTCTACTTTAACGAAGGTTAAGCGCACATATATATAA
- the LOC120772062 gene encoding complement component 1 Q subcomponent-binding protein, mitochondrial encodes MSNLTKSVLRFCNGLIAANSNNALKNVFGKRDFTRTLWHMCKNPEASGATTNVLNVHKPSLSCSCGCGGVKHLHTKGERELVEFLTEEILAERKAQKIKTIPTTIEGFNVKLDGADVELTKTSDKEKIVINFNVNHTVDTEDEPELDPNAEKAEIGEMRSKPRFEIDIVKGNTTLSFTCSFLEGTPQEGEYNDIFGIDEICIYQGEWNDKVYAVAGDVLDGYLYDLLMNLLEEKGVSNEFVEKLSDLATAFEHSSYIGLLESLSKFTSGK; translated from the exons atGAGTAATTTAACAAAATCTGTACTTCGTTTCTGCAACGGTTTGATTGCTGCCAACTCAAACAACgcattgaaaaatgttttcggTAAACGTGATTTCACTCGCACGCTCTGGCACATGTGCAAGAATCCAGAAGCTTCTGGTGCCACCACCAATGTCTTGAATGTGCACAAGCCCAGCTTAAGCTGCAGCTGCGGTTGCGGTGGAGTAAAACATTTGCACACCAAAG gcGAAAGGGAACTTGTGGAATTCCTGACTGAAGAAATATTGGCGGAACGCAAAGcgcaaaaaatcaaaactattcCCACAACAATAGAGGGATTCAATGTTAAGCTGGATGGCGCCGATGTTGAGTTAACCAAGACGAGTGATAAGGAaaa AATTGTCATTAACTTCAATGTCAACCACACTGTGGATACTGAAGACGAACCTGAGTTGGACCCCAACGCGGAAAAGGCTGAAATCGGTGAGATGCGCAGTAAACCGCGTTTTGAAATTGACATCGTTAAGGGCAACACAACCCTTTCATTCACATGCTCCTTCTTGGAAGGTACTCCACAAGAGGGCGAATACA ATGACATTTTTGGCATTGATGAGATATGTATCTACCAAGGTGAATGGAACGATAAGGTTTATGCCGTGGCCGGTGATGTGCTCGATGGC TACCTTTATGACTTGCTGATGAATCTCTTGGAAGAGAAAGGTGTTAGCAATGAATTCGTTGAAAAACTCTCAGATTTGGCTACTGCTTTCGAGCACAGTTCATACATCGGTTTGTTGGAAAGCCTTTCAAAGTTTACTTCTGGCAAATAA